One genomic segment of Vulgatibacter sp. includes these proteins:
- a CDS encoding tetratricopeptide repeat protein, giving the protein MTHRFPLLATLVVVHALLAPVAAVAAEPAAEAPPAQPAAPTPPAPEEDVEARLAALWKEADALYAARHQAGNLDRSDDALATAEKLAAGRYETLWRKSRSLFWRGEIASEDDDRERFAKQGWDVAEEALQAKPGGAEGHYYAAINAGTYGQAIGILKALTQGVEGPFVDHLRVAMKKAPNLDDGGPATAMGRYHYELPWPKYDGEESERILRQVVEKHPRNLRAKLYLAETLLKEGNPQESLALLEAIEATKGSGDPAETQLVRKRAKRLVPKVKDELE; this is encoded by the coding sequence ATGACCCACCGTTTTCCGCTGCTGGCCACGCTGGTGGTCGTCCATGCACTTCTGGCCCCGGTCGCCGCGGTCGCGGCGGAGCCTGCTGCCGAGGCTCCACCGGCGCAGCCTGCCGCTCCCACACCACCCGCACCGGAAGAGGACGTCGAGGCCCGGCTGGCCGCCCTCTGGAAGGAGGCGGACGCGCTCTACGCCGCCCGCCACCAGGCCGGGAATCTCGACCGCTCCGACGACGCCCTCGCCACCGCCGAGAAGCTGGCGGCGGGGCGCTACGAAACCCTCTGGCGCAAGAGCCGCAGCCTCTTCTGGCGCGGCGAGATCGCCTCGGAGGACGACGACCGAGAGCGCTTCGCGAAGCAGGGCTGGGACGTCGCCGAGGAGGCCTTGCAGGCAAAGCCGGGCGGCGCCGAGGGGCATTACTACGCCGCGATCAACGCCGGCACCTACGGGCAGGCCATCGGCATCCTCAAGGCGCTCACCCAGGGCGTGGAGGGGCCTTTCGTCGACCACCTGCGGGTCGCGATGAAGAAGGCGCCGAACCTCGACGATGGCGGGCCCGCCACGGCGATGGGGCGTTACCATTACGAGCTGCCGTGGCCGAAATACGATGGCGAGGAGTCGGAGCGCATCCTCCGCCAGGTGGTGGAGAAGCACCCGCGCAACCTGCGGGCGAAGCTCTACCTCGCCGAAACCTTGTTGAAAGAGGGCAATCCGCAGGAGAGCCTTGCTCTCCTCGAAGCGATCGAGGCGACGAAGGGCAGCGGGGACCCCGCGGAGACGCAGCTCGTGCGCAAGCGTGCGAAGCGGCTCGTGCCCAAAGTGAAGGACGAACTCGAGTGA
- a CDS encoding adenylyl-sulfate kinase — protein sequence MEMQPGFTLWLTGMSGAGKSTLARYIASRLPLIGRRVELLDGPEVEALFPEVPRASAKEQLEHSTRSLGWAAKLLTRNGVIAIVTSLSPYKESREEVRKAIGRFVEVEVNAPWEQLVERDHRGFYKRGTAGEITDIIGYHEPYETNTNPEIKVDTGTTTDEEKLGAHVFERLFSHGFLSRKERDVLINGGTLDFDDEDEAEVEQDAEEARAELIERRVAAEAAARAAAAGEAKSGAKAVKPAKAAKVARAKAAPVAAPAPEAKAPKAARQAVAKAAAPAKPAAPAKAVAAVKGEKPAKAQKAAAVKTAPVKKAAPAPAPAPAKKPVKAAAPVKAAKPAKAAPPARTAKPTRAAAPAKAAKPAKVPVAPAKVARQAKAAKVARPAARAASKPAAKTAAKAGRTRR from the coding sequence ATGGAGATGCAGCCGGGATTCACCCTCTGGTTGACCGGGATGAGCGGTGCGGGAAAGAGCACCCTGGCCCGCTACATCGCTTCGCGGCTGCCCCTGATCGGGCGGCGCGTCGAGCTGCTCGATGGACCGGAGGTCGAGGCGCTCTTCCCGGAGGTGCCCCGCGCCTCCGCGAAGGAGCAGCTCGAGCACAGCACCAGGAGCCTCGGTTGGGCGGCGAAGCTGCTCACCCGCAATGGCGTCATCGCGATCGTCACCTCGCTCAGCCCCTACAAGGAGTCGCGGGAAGAGGTGCGCAAGGCGATCGGCCGCTTCGTCGAGGTCGAGGTCAATGCCCCCTGGGAGCAGCTGGTGGAGCGCGACCACCGCGGCTTCTACAAGCGGGGTACCGCCGGCGAAATCACCGACATCATCGGCTACCACGAGCCGTACGAGACCAACACCAACCCCGAGATCAAGGTCGACACGGGGACCACCACCGACGAGGAGAAGCTGGGCGCCCACGTCTTCGAGCGGCTCTTCTCCCACGGCTTCCTCAGCAGGAAGGAGCGGGACGTGCTGATCAACGGCGGCACCCTCGACTTCGACGACGAGGACGAGGCCGAGGTGGAGCAGGACGCCGAGGAGGCGCGCGCCGAGCTGATCGAGCGCCGGGTGGCGGCGGAGGCTGCTGCCCGCGCCGCTGCTGCGGGCGAGGCGAAGTCGGGGGCGAAGGCGGTGAAGCCGGCGAAGGCAGCGAAGGTGGCCAGGGCGAAGGCGGCCCCGGTCGCTGCGCCTGCACCGGAAGCGAAGGCGCCGAAGGCCGCCAGGCAGGCGGTTGCAAAGGCCGCCGCGCCGGCGAAGCCCGCTGCACCTGCGAAGGCCGTTGCCGCGGTGAAGGGCGAGAAGCCGGCGAAGGCCCAGAAGGCCGCCGCGGTGAAGACAGCGCCCGTGAAGAAGGCTGCCCCGGCTCCGGCGCCCGCGCCGGCGAAGAAGCCCGTGAAGGCCGCAGCGCCCGTGAAGGCGGCGAAGCCTGCGAAGGCGGCGCCTCCCGCCAGGACGGCGAAGCCGACCAGGGCCGCAGCACCCGCGAAGGCTGCGAAGCCGGCGAAGGTCCCCGTTGCCCCGGCGAAGGTCGCGCGGCAGGCGAAGGCCGCCAAGGTGGCCAGGCCTGCAGCCCGGGCCGCGTCGAAGCCCGCTGCGAAGACCGCAGCGAAGGCAGGCCGTACCCGCCGCTAG
- a CDS encoding sensor histidine kinase, with protein sequence MAHPTASLQLAAPGSAPAALDAHRLVRFRRGCRVLFAVRAGLLAGLAAIALVPGAAGSLGLHGDGTWLLLGGLALGTFASRLLLAGPFAAPAHFASLCLDAAVLAHLLLASGGLFSPLVGTQLALVAAFGLLFRRPAALLPAFLVLPVAAGLHRPEPLAATDLFLLGWYGALALVAAAALRWLQQRDEEAHGVLAALEESRRARAVLEERARLSREIHDGVGAALSTLVLQAELAGTRVDDAARAEVSGLRTTAEEAIEELRRSVRLLRGDFDPTRAVEELCTRFAERTGLPVACNTAAAAPVRLAPEAQLALFRVLQESLQNAARHASARAIEVRLELGSEGARLRITDDGVGFDPAATPPGHYGLAGMRERARGSGGSLQIHTAPGSGTTIELQLPARASG encoded by the coding sequence GTGGCCCATCCCACCGCGTCCCTGCAGCTCGCAGCCCCGGGCAGCGCTCCCGCAGCGCTCGATGCGCACCGCCTCGTCCGCTTCCGGCGCGGCTGCAGGGTGCTCTTTGCGGTGCGCGCCGGCCTCCTCGCCGGCCTCGCCGCCATCGCGCTGGTTCCCGGGGCGGCGGGCAGCCTCGGGCTCCACGGCGACGGGACCTGGCTCCTCCTCGGCGGCCTCGCCCTCGGCACGTTCGCGAGCAGGCTCCTCCTCGCCGGTCCCTTCGCGGCGCCGGCCCACTTCGCCTCGCTCTGCCTCGACGCGGCGGTGCTCGCGCACCTTCTCCTCGCCAGCGGCGGCCTCTTCTCCCCGCTGGTGGGGACGCAGCTCGCCCTGGTCGCCGCCTTCGGCCTCCTCTTCCGCAGGCCCGCCGCCCTGCTCCCCGCCTTCCTCGTCCTGCCCGTGGCGGCGGGGCTCCACCGCCCCGAGCCGTTGGCAGCCACCGACCTCTTCCTCCTCGGCTGGTACGGCGCCCTCGCCCTGGTCGCCGCAGCCGCCCTGCGCTGGCTGCAGCAGCGGGACGAGGAGGCCCACGGCGTCCTCGCCGCCCTCGAGGAGAGCCGCAGGGCCCGGGCGGTGCTCGAGGAGCGGGCCCGCCTCTCCCGGGAGATCCACGACGGCGTCGGCGCCGCTCTCTCGACCCTGGTGCTCCAGGCGGAGCTCGCCGGCACCCGGGTCGACGACGCGGCCCGGGCCGAGGTCTCCGGCCTGCGCACCACGGCGGAGGAGGCGATCGAGGAGCTGCGCCGCAGCGTGCGGCTGCTCCGCGGCGACTTCGATCCCACCCGCGCGGTGGAGGAGCTGTGCACGCGCTTCGCCGAGCGAACGGGCCTGCCCGTCGCCTGCAACACCGCTGCGGCGGCGCCCGTGCGCCTCGCCCCGGAGGCACAGCTCGCCCTCTTCCGCGTGCTCCAGGAGTCGCTCCAGAACGCCGCCCGCCACGCGAGCGCCAGGGCGATCGAGGTGCGGCTCGAGCTCGGTTCCGAGGGCGCGCGCCTGCGGATCACGGACGACGGCGTGGGCTTCGATCCCGCGGCGACGCCCCCCGGCCACTACGGCCTCGCCGGCATGCGGGAGCGCGCGCGGGGCAGCGGCGGATCCCTGCAGATCCACACCGCGCCGGGGAGCGGCACCACCATCGAGCTGCAGCTGCCGGCCCGTGCGAGCGGCTGA
- a CDS encoding phage holin family protein produces the protein MRTTAPDDRERQPLGREVKRLTDALSRLVRDHMDLAKAELREDARRYALDAAFGATALPFAFAALLLLDVALALGLGGWLGMAWGFVVVGALNFTVAAILGGLALERIRKHTKPLPETAEEMERNKALVQQLRQELKGQHGPLPPPGIRTYPSDGKGADEVQEPEARRKELDRELPA, from the coding sequence ATGCGCACCACCGCCCCCGACGATCGCGAACGGCAGCCCCTCGGCCGCGAGGTGAAGCGGCTCACCGACGCGCTCTCCCGCCTCGTCCGCGATCATATGGATCTGGCCAAGGCCGAGCTCCGGGAGGACGCGCGCCGCTACGCCCTCGACGCAGCCTTCGGGGCCACCGCCCTGCCCTTCGCCTTCGCGGCGCTCCTGCTCCTCGACGTGGCGCTGGCGCTGGGCCTCGGCGGCTGGCTCGGCATGGCCTGGGGCTTCGTGGTGGTCGGCGCCCTCAACTTCACCGTGGCGGCGATCCTCGGGGGCCTGGCCCTGGAGCGGATCCGGAAGCACACGAAGCCGCTCCCCGAGACCGCCGAGGAGATGGAGCGGAACAAGGCCCTGGTGCAGCAGCTGCGGCAGGAGCTGAAAGGGCAGCACGGGCCCCTGCCGCCTCCCGGGATCCGCACCTACCCCAGCGACGGGAAGGGAGCGGACGAGGTGCAGGAGCCGGAAGCCCGGCGCAAGGAGCTCGACCGCGAGCTCCCCGCCTGA
- the lon gene encoding endopeptidase La has translation MSDENKKNPTPGIAGIPPGTTEELPQVLPILPLRNSVFFPGGVLPLAVGRQKTIALIKDAVRDDQVIGVVTQRRAEEEDPGASDLHPMGTVARIVKLLKMGEDNYSLVVQGLSRFKITELVQEAPYLKARIEPVEDQPLGEDVEVEALSINLKKLAREVIELMPELPAAATELVESITHPGHLADLIAANVDVSIEEKQQVLETVDLKQRMKLVLELLNRKREILKLSSKIDSQVKGEMSKTQREYYLRQQLKAIKEELGDLTDEEEEDLDELAERLKKVGLPPEVEKVAHKEMNRLRSIPAASSEYTVARTYLEWLADLPWAKKTEDNLDIENARQVLDADHYDIQKVKKRILEYLAVRKLKNDMRGPILCLVGPPGVGKTSLGQSIARAIGRKFVRLSLGGVRDEAEIRGHRRTYVGALPGRIIQSMKKAGTVNPVMLLDEVDKLGADFRGDPSAALLEVLDPEQNNTFSDHYLDVPYDLSRILFIATANQLEPIPAPLRDRMEIIELPGYTFDEKEHIARRHLIRKQLKEHGITEEQAEVTDAALAKIITGYTREAGVRNLERRIADVARSVAVEVASGRTEKRLVDENDVPDMLGPEKFYNEVAERTEVSGVATGLAWTAAGGDILFIEATRMPGKGSLTLTGQLGDVMKESAQAALSWVRGKSRFLGIEGNFLEKADVHIHFPAGAIPKDGPSAGVTIVTALVSLLTGIHCRGDTAMTGEITLRGNVLPVGGIKEKVLAAHRAGIKRVVLPERNRKDTIDIPEQAKQEVEFHFVSNLDEVLELTLEKTPFVENPAPAVPEVGGNVTPEVRA, from the coding sequence ATGTCGGATGAAAACAAGAAGAACCCCACGCCCGGTATCGCGGGCATTCCGCCGGGGACGACGGAGGAGCTGCCGCAGGTCCTCCCGATTCTTCCGCTCCGGAATTCCGTGTTCTTCCCGGGTGGCGTGCTCCCGCTCGCGGTGGGCCGCCAGAAGACCATCGCCCTGATCAAGGACGCGGTGCGGGATGACCAGGTCATCGGTGTGGTGACCCAGCGCCGTGCCGAGGAAGAGGATCCGGGCGCCAGTGACCTGCACCCGATGGGTACGGTGGCGCGGATCGTGAAGCTGCTGAAGATGGGCGAGGACAACTACTCGCTCGTCGTCCAGGGGCTCTCGCGGTTCAAGATCACCGAGCTGGTGCAGGAGGCCCCCTACCTCAAGGCACGGATCGAGCCGGTGGAGGATCAGCCCCTCGGCGAGGACGTGGAGGTGGAGGCCCTCTCCATCAACCTGAAGAAGCTCGCCCGCGAGGTGATCGAGCTGATGCCGGAGCTGCCCGCGGCGGCCACCGAGCTCGTCGAGTCGATCACCCACCCGGGCCATCTCGCCGACCTGATTGCGGCGAACGTCGACGTCTCCATCGAGGAGAAGCAGCAGGTCCTCGAGACCGTCGACCTCAAGCAGCGGATGAAGCTCGTCCTCGAGCTCCTCAACCGCAAGCGGGAGATCCTCAAGCTCTCGAGCAAGATCGACAGCCAGGTCAAGGGCGAGATGTCCAAGACCCAGCGCGAGTACTACCTCCGCCAGCAGCTCAAGGCGATCAAGGAGGAGCTCGGCGATCTCACCGACGAGGAGGAGGAGGATCTCGACGAGCTGGCGGAGCGCCTGAAGAAGGTCGGCCTGCCGCCGGAGGTCGAGAAGGTGGCCCACAAGGAGATGAACCGCCTGCGGTCCATCCCCGCCGCCTCCTCCGAGTACACCGTCGCGCGGACCTACCTCGAGTGGCTCGCCGATCTGCCGTGGGCGAAGAAGACCGAGGACAACCTCGACATCGAGAACGCCCGGCAGGTGCTGGATGCCGACCACTACGACATCCAGAAGGTGAAGAAGCGCATCCTCGAGTACCTCGCGGTGCGCAAGCTCAAGAACGACATGCGCGGGCCGATCCTCTGCCTCGTCGGGCCTCCCGGCGTGGGCAAGACCTCGCTCGGCCAGTCGATCGCCAGGGCCATCGGCAGGAAGTTCGTGCGCCTCTCGCTGGGCGGCGTGCGGGACGAGGCCGAGATCCGGGGCCACCGCCGCACCTACGTCGGCGCGCTGCCGGGCCGGATCATCCAGTCGATGAAGAAGGCCGGCACCGTCAACCCGGTGATGCTCCTCGACGAGGTGGACAAGCTCGGCGCTGACTTCCGCGGCGATCCGAGCGCGGCGCTCCTCGAGGTCCTCGACCCCGAGCAGAACAACACCTTCAGCGACCACTACCTGGACGTGCCCTACGACCTGTCGAGGATCCTCTTCATCGCCACCGCCAACCAGCTCGAGCCCATCCCTGCGCCGCTCCGCGACCGCATGGAGATCATCGAGCTGCCGGGCTACACCTTCGACGAGAAGGAGCACATCGCCCGCCGCCACCTGATCCGCAAGCAGCTCAAGGAGCACGGGATCACCGAGGAGCAGGCGGAGGTCACCGACGCGGCGCTGGCGAAGATCATCACCGGCTACACGCGGGAGGCCGGCGTCCGCAACCTCGAGCGGCGCATCGCCGACGTTGCCCGCTCGGTGGCGGTGGAGGTCGCTTCGGGCCGCACCGAGAAGCGCCTCGTCGACGAGAACGACGTGCCCGACATGCTCGGGCCCGAGAAGTTCTACAACGAGGTGGCGGAGCGCACCGAGGTCTCCGGTGTGGCGACGGGCCTGGCCTGGACCGCTGCTGGCGGCGACATCCTCTTCATCGAGGCGACGCGCATGCCCGGCAAGGGGAGCCTCACGCTCACCGGCCAGCTCGGCGACGTGATGAAGGAGTCGGCGCAGGCTGCGCTCTCCTGGGTCCGGGGCAAGAGCCGCTTCCTCGGCATCGAGGGCAACTTCCTCGAGAAGGCCGACGTGCACATCCACTTCCCCGCAGGCGCCATCCCCAAGGATGGCCCCTCCGCCGGCGTGACCATCGTCACCGCGCTGGTCTCGCTGCTCACCGGCATCCACTGCCGCGGCGACACGGCGATGACCGGCGAGATCACCCTCCGCGGCAACGTGCTGCCGGTGGGTGGCATCAAGGAGAAGGTGCTCGCGGCCCACCGCGCCGGGATCAAGCGGGTCGTCCTCCCGGAGCGCAACCGGAAGGACACCATCGACATCCCCGAGCAGGCGAAGCAGGAGGTCGAGTTCCACTTCGTCTCCAACCTGGACGAGGTCCTCGAGCTCACCCTCGAGAAGACGCCCTTCGTGGAGAACCCGGCACCGGCGGTTCCCGAGGTGGGCGGCAACGTGACCCCCGAGGTGCGGGCGTAA
- a CDS encoding AMP-dependent synthetase/ligase, giving the protein MFLDQVKRNPESTAAEYKAGGSWQKMSWRAMAERVRRIADGLVALGLQSGDRVGVLSSTRVEYPLVDLGIVGACGISVAIYHSNTPAEVQYVVEDSGLAVLFAEDETQLAKLRHEKAKMPALRKVILFTGRPGPSDGDWVMTLEELERQGESHRQADPEGFDRRVAALDPEQAACFLYTSGTTGNPKGVVLTHKNWCYEAEAVSRVGIFQNDDSILLFLPLAHSFAKVIEAAWWHLGATMAFAEAVDKVVQNAGEIRPSLLPAVPRVFEKVYNTVVANGTSAPGVKGKLFRWALAHFERYVEARQAGRSYNGVGWSLAQKLVFSKVAKTLREERLGGRIRVFVSGGAPLSKKIAYFFDLLGFKVLEGYGLTETSAATCVNPPHQIKIGTVGPALPGTELKIAGDGEVLIRGPGVMKGYYNRPEATAESLDSDGWFHTGDIGELDADGYLRITDRKKDIIVTAGGKNVAPQNLENALKTEPLISQVMVHGDKRKYLTALITVQEETAKKIAAEAGVSFTSYADLSQKPVIRNAVKEAVQRLNASLPSYESIKDFRILEQDFAQETGELTPTLKVKRKYATQKFKALLDAMYDEKAHD; this is encoded by the coding sequence ATGTTCCTCGATCAGGTGAAGCGGAATCCGGAGAGCACCGCGGCGGAATACAAGGCGGGCGGCAGCTGGCAGAAGATGAGCTGGCGCGCCATGGCCGAGCGGGTCCGGCGGATCGCCGACGGACTCGTCGCGCTGGGGCTGCAGTCCGGCGACCGGGTGGGCGTCCTCAGCTCGACGCGGGTGGAGTACCCGCTGGTCGATCTCGGGATCGTCGGGGCCTGCGGGATCTCGGTGGCCATCTACCACTCCAATACGCCGGCGGAGGTGCAGTACGTCGTCGAGGACAGCGGCCTCGCGGTGCTCTTCGCCGAGGACGAGACCCAGCTCGCCAAGCTTCGCCACGAGAAGGCGAAGATGCCGGCGTTGCGGAAGGTCATCCTCTTCACGGGCAGGCCCGGGCCGTCGGACGGCGATTGGGTGATGACGCTCGAGGAGCTCGAGCGGCAGGGGGAGAGCCACCGCCAGGCCGATCCCGAGGGCTTCGACCGCCGCGTCGCCGCCCTCGATCCGGAGCAGGCCGCCTGCTTCCTCTACACCTCCGGGACCACCGGCAACCCGAAGGGCGTGGTCCTCACCCACAAGAACTGGTGCTACGAGGCAGAGGCCGTCTCCCGCGTCGGCATCTTCCAGAACGACGACTCGATCCTCCTCTTCCTGCCCCTGGCCCACTCCTTCGCCAAGGTGATCGAGGCGGCCTGGTGGCACCTCGGCGCGACCATGGCCTTCGCCGAGGCGGTGGACAAGGTGGTGCAGAACGCCGGCGAGATCCGGCCGTCGCTCCTGCCCGCGGTGCCGCGGGTCTTCGAGAAGGTCTACAACACCGTCGTCGCCAACGGGACCTCGGCGCCGGGCGTGAAGGGCAAGCTCTTCCGCTGGGCGCTGGCCCACTTCGAGCGCTACGTCGAGGCCCGGCAGGCGGGGCGGAGCTACAACGGCGTCGGCTGGAGCCTCGCCCAGAAGCTCGTCTTCTCCAAGGTGGCGAAGACCCTGCGCGAGGAGCGGCTCGGCGGCAGGATCCGCGTCTTCGTCTCCGGCGGCGCGCCGCTCTCGAAGAAGATCGCCTACTTCTTCGACCTCCTCGGCTTCAAGGTCCTCGAGGGCTACGGCCTCACCGAGACCTCCGCCGCCACCTGCGTCAACCCGCCCCACCAGATCAAGATCGGCACCGTGGGGCCCGCGCTCCCCGGGACCGAGCTCAAGATCGCCGGGGACGGCGAGGTGCTCATCCGCGGCCCGGGCGTGATGAAGGGCTATTACAATCGGCCCGAGGCCACCGCCGAATCCCTCGATTCGGACGGCTGGTTCCACACCGGCGACATCGGCGAGCTCGACGCGGACGGCTACCTGCGGATCACCGACCGCAAGAAGGACATCATCGTCACCGCCGGCGGCAAGAACGTGGCGCCGCAGAACCTCGAGAACGCCCTCAAGACCGAGCCGCTGATCAGCCAGGTGATGGTCCACGGCGACAAGCGGAAATACCTCACCGCCCTGATCACCGTGCAGGAGGAGACGGCGAAGAAGATCGCCGCGGAGGCCGGGGTCTCCTTCACCTCCTACGCCGACCTCTCCCAGAAGCCGGTGATCCGCAACGCGGTGAAGGAGGCGGTGCAGCGCCTCAACGCGTCGCTCCCCTCCTACGAGTCGATCAAGGACTTCCGGATCCTCGAGCAGGACTTCGCCCAGGAGACCGGCGAGCTCACGCCCACGCTCAAGGTGAAGAGGAAGTACGCCACCCAGAAGTTCAAGGCGCTGCTCGACGCCATGTACGACGAGAAGGCGCACGACTAG
- a CDS encoding HesA/MoeB/ThiF family protein codes for MLTDGQIDRYARHILLREVGGKGQERLLAASVSITGLAGAGGWLVSWLALAGVGRILVADARPVGPDDVLPLLTAADVGSRRDEAIARAVPAFNPDARVELAAGEPVDLRLAIGLPPGGDAGTSLWLHVAGDEVLICPPGERLCGACAAALRGDPPTATAAALAGSVAGAEALLHLLGRSAGRRALHFRAGEPFRCPHG; via the coding sequence GTGCTGACCGATGGGCAGATCGATCGCTACGCCCGGCACATCCTCCTCCGCGAGGTGGGCGGCAAGGGGCAGGAGCGGCTCCTCGCCGCGTCGGTCTCGATCACCGGACTCGCCGGCGCCGGCGGGTGGCTCGTCTCGTGGCTCGCCCTCGCCGGGGTGGGGCGGATCCTCGTCGCCGACGCGCGTCCCGTGGGCCCCGACGACGTGCTGCCGCTCCTCACCGCAGCCGACGTGGGCTCCCGCCGGGACGAGGCGATCGCCCGGGCGGTGCCGGCCTTCAACCCCGACGCCAGGGTCGAGCTCGCCGCTGGCGAGCCGGTCGATCTCCGCCTCGCAATCGGCCTGCCGCCGGGAGGCGACGCGGGGACGAGCCTCTGGCTCCACGTCGCCGGCGACGAGGTGCTGATCTGCCCCCCGGGCGAGCGGCTCTGCGGCGCATGTGCAGCGGCGCTCCGGGGGGACCCGCCCACCGCCACCGCCGCGGCGCTGGCAGGCTCGGTCGCTGGCGCAGAGGCCCTGCTCCATCTCCTCGGCAGGAGCGCCGGGAGGCGCGCCCTCCATTTCCGGGCGGGCGAGCCCTTCCGCTGCCCCCACGGCTGA
- a CDS encoding Mov34/MPN/PAD-1 family protein has product MREALAAAAAHLCATWPLEGCGAVVRAPGGACHFVAIPNVARTPEVAFAFEPRAQLELFRNTAAGAVELVALVHSHVGAPADFSEEDRAAATTVDGRPLHPGLEHWVLAVYGPPPAVVEARAFTWRVDGWSERPLVPPPAAGAPSCARPANRL; this is encoded by the coding sequence GTGCGCGAGGCCCTCGCCGCTGCTGCGGCCCATCTCTGCGCCACCTGGCCCCTCGAGGGCTGTGGAGCGGTGGTCCGCGCGCCAGGGGGCGCCTGCCATTTCGTCGCCATCCCCAACGTGGCGCGCACGCCCGAAGTGGCCTTCGCCTTCGAGCCCCGGGCGCAGCTGGAGCTCTTCCGCAACACCGCCGCCGGCGCGGTGGAGCTGGTGGCGCTGGTCCACAGCCACGTGGGGGCGCCTGCCGATTTTTCCGAGGAAGATCGGGCGGCTGCGACCACGGTTGACGGTCGCCCCCTCCACCCCGGCCTCGAGCATTGGGTCCTCGCCGTCTACGGCCCGCCGCCTGCCGTCGTCGAGGCGCGGGCTTTCACGTGGCGTGTCGATGGCTGGAGCGAGCGGCCCCTCGTCCCCCCGCCTGCTGCCGGGGCGCCAAGTTGTGCACGGCCGGCAAACCGACTATAA
- a CDS encoding HesA/MoeB/ThiF family protein — translation MGTRVLVIGAGGLGSSVLPLLAQAGVPLTVLDDDVVSLSNLQRQLLYRTEDVGRSKAEAAAARLRAMVPGADVEARLERLAPENAFVLARDARLVVDGSDNFATRFLANDACVLAGTSLVHGGILRFTGQVLTVVPMAGGCYRCLFEAPPPEGSVPSCAEAGVLGALCGVVGAWMAEAALRLLAGKAPAQGLLVYDALDARVRRVGLGRDRACAVCGDAPTIRDLDPAHYAAPGCAA, via the coding sequence GTGGGCACCAGGGTGTTGGTCATCGGCGCCGGAGGCCTGGGCAGCTCGGTGCTGCCGCTGCTGGCGCAGGCGGGGGTGCCGCTCACCGTCCTCGACGACGACGTGGTCTCGCTGAGCAACCTGCAGCGGCAGCTCCTCTACCGCACGGAAGACGTGGGCAGGTCCAAGGCCGAAGCGGCGGCCGCGCGCCTCCGGGCGATGGTGCCCGGCGCCGACGTCGAGGCCCGCCTCGAGCGCCTGGCGCCGGAGAACGCCTTCGTGCTCGCACGGGACGCCCGCCTCGTCGTCGACGGCAGCGACAACTTCGCCACCCGCTTCCTCGCCAACGACGCCTGCGTCCTCGCGGGCACCAGCCTCGTCCACGGCGGCATCCTCCGCTTCACCGGCCAGGTGCTCACCGTGGTTCCGATGGCGGGCGGCTGCTACCGCTGCCTCTTCGAGGCGCCGCCGCCGGAAGGGAGCGTCCCCTCGTGCGCGGAGGCCGGGGTCCTCGGCGCCCTCTGCGGCGTCGTCGGCGCGTGGATGGCCGAGGCCGCCTTGCGGCTCCTGGCGGGCAAGGCGCCGGCGCAGGGGCTGCTCGTCTACGACGCCCTCGACGCCCGCGTGCGCCGGGTGGGCCTGGGGCGCGACCGCGCCTGCGCCGTCTGCGGCGACGCGCCCACGATCCGTGACCTCGATCCCGCCCACTACGCGGCGCCGGGCTGTGCAGCATGA
- a CDS encoding sulfurtransferase TusA family protein → MSDTPAISRAVDIRSHVCPMTWVRVKLALEQIGAGEHLEVLLRGDEPLRNIPRSAALDGHVVVSAEPAGDGSRLVIRKGEVSC, encoded by the coding sequence ATGAGCGATACCCCCGCCATCTCCCGCGCCGTCGACATCCGCAGCCACGTCTGCCCGATGACCTGGGTCCGGGTGAAGCTCGCCCTCGAGCAGATCGGGGCAGGCGAGCACCTCGAGGTGCTCCTCCGCGGCGACGAGCCCCTGCGCAACATCCCGCGCAGCGCCGCCCTCGACGGCCACGTGGTCGTCTCGGCCGAGCCTGCAGGCGACGGCAGCCGCCTCGTGATCCGCAAGGGAGAGGTCTCGTGCTGA
- a CDS encoding response regulator, with translation MERRIRVFVVEDQPAVLAAQVRLLETSPAVELVGTACSGEEALRLAPPALPQVVLCDLGLPGIDGIETTRRLRRLAPPPEVLILTVFEEEERVLAAIRAGAAGYLLKGAALPRVVEGIQDVCAGGTVIQPSLARVLLRHFGSPNVVQQPGSSLTPRETEILQIIGKGLTNREAAEVLGLSRATVRTHLEHIYGKLEVTNRVEAVAEGIRQGLIDA, from the coding sequence ATGGAACGGCGGATCCGGGTATTCGTGGTCGAGGACCAGCCCGCGGTGCTGGCGGCGCAGGTGCGGCTCCTCGAGACCTCACCTGCGGTGGAGCTGGTCGGCACCGCCTGCAGCGGCGAGGAGGCGCTGCGCCTCGCGCCGCCAGCGCTGCCGCAGGTCGTGCTCTGCGACCTCGGCCTGCCCGGGATCGACGGGATCGAGACGACCCGCAGGCTGCGCCGCCTGGCCCCGCCGCCCGAGGTGTTGATCCTCACCGTCTTCGAGGAGGAGGAGCGGGTCCTCGCCGCGATCCGCGCAGGGGCCGCGGGCTACCTGCTCAAGGGCGCCGCGCTGCCGCGGGTGGTCGAGGGGATCCAGGACGTCTGCGCCGGCGGCACGGTGATCCAGCCCTCGCTCGCCCGGGTGCTGCTGCGCCACTTCGGCAGCCCCAACGTCGTGCAGCAGCCCGGCAGCTCCCTCACCCCCCGCGAGACGGAGATCCTCCAGATCATCGGCAAGGGGCTCACCAACCGCGAGGCGGCGGAGGTTCTCGGACTCTCGCGCGCCACGGTGCGCACCCACCTCGAGCACATCTACGGGAAGCTCGAGGTGACCAACCGTGTGGAGGCGGTGGCGGAGGGGATCCGGCAGGGGCTGATCGACGCTTAG